From the Calonectris borealis chromosome 4, bCalBor7.hap1.2, whole genome shotgun sequence genome, one window contains:
- the HAUS3 gene encoding HAUS augmin-like complex subunit 3, translated as MSCGNDFVETLKKIGYPKADELNGEDFDWLFESSEDKSFLEWFCGNVNEQHVVSEKELQDFDSLLESGKPILEGNALDEVLKTLKPMDSKNSSQEEEEEEELKKLEDEFQTLQKLKKLQIHRHNKLQMMVSANSHMLQTLKSKEEEAHKDLKEGLEVFTAANNKLNNELQSLTDAAKKLASFFTASDSDQGSGPHPVFFSQLSLDKYLSQEEQSTAALTSYIKNHFYQGMSEWVENSHEDSFQLADISKQVTCDDTNEVCEESQEMARLQTAYICAQHQLIQMQAKEESMNSAIKCAESMLQSLKNKDIGKQENLDAKISSLNDEVSTIKQEITQINNEELLPLLKENARLLSMPVVKGYLDRQIAQQDDYSSRQDEICRHLIRQKASFELIELAYEMELKKHKEICCQLENLVESLKQSSDELQQRLQVITEQTQQAKPRNTISSKDGFSCRLYQLLEGENKKQQLFKTYESLEQMAQKLKQDCATVQDQLAVSSQEQSLLLSKLKSDVDSLHDALYHGGNQIQLSSRELTEQFHQLEVDLNKLNQLLMDLIADVKSKRNFLESNKLHQMERNLYVYFFKDEDHLKEMVEKLEQQSEAKASGLED; from the exons atgaGCTGTGGAAATGATTTTGTGGAAACTCTTAAGAAAATTGGATATCCAAAAGCCGATGAGCTTAATGGAGAAGATTTTGACTGGCTGTTTGAGTCTTCGGAAGACAAATCATTTCTGGAGTGGTTTTGTGGAAATGTAAATGAGCAGCATGTGGTATCTGAAAAAGAACTGCAAGATTTTGATAGTCTTCTTGAGTCTGGTAAGCCCATTTTGGAAGGAAATGCATTGGATGAAGTCCTTAAAACCTTGAAGCCCATGGATTCAAAGAACAGTAgccaagaggaagaagaagaggaggaactgAAGAAATTAGAGGATGAGTTTCAAACtcttcagaagttaaaaaaacttCAAATTCATCGGCATAATAAGCTTCAAATGATGGTTTCTGCAAACAGCCATATGTTacaaacattaaaaagcaaagaggaagaagcGCATAAAGATTTGAAAGAAGGACTGGAAGTGTTTACTGCAGCAAACAATAAGCTTAATAATGAACTGCAGTCTCTTACAGATGCAGCTAAGAAACTGGCCTCTTTCTTCACTGCTTCAGATTCAGACCAAGGGTCAGGTCCACATCCAGTGTTTTTTTCCCAACTTTCTTTGGACAAGTATTTGTCTCAGGAAGAACAAAGCACTGCAGCACTTACCTCATACATAAAAAACCATTTTTATCAAGGTATGTCTGAATGGGTTGAAAATTCACATGAAGACAGCTTTCAGCTTGCGGATATAAGCAAACAAGTCACTTGTGATGACACTAATGAAGTTTGTGAAGAGAGTCAAGAGATGGCCAGGCTCCAGACAGCGTATATTTGTGCTCAACATCAGCTAATTCAAATGCAAGCTAAAGAGGAGAGCATGAATTCAGCTATAAAATGCGCAGAGAGCATGCTACAGTCCTTAAAGAACAAG GATattggaaaacaagaaaacctcGATGCCAAAATATCTAGTTTAAATGATGAAGTTTCCACAATTAAACAAGAAATAACTCAGATAAACAACGAAGAGCTGCTTCCCCTTCTGAAAGAGAATGCACGACTTTTGAGCATGCCAGTGGTGAAAGGATACTTGGATCGTCAGATTGCTCAGCAGGACGATTATTCTTCAAGACAAGATGAAATATGCAGGCATTTGATAAGACAGAAAGCATCATTTGAACTTATTGAGCTAGCCTATGAAATGGAGTTGAAGAAACATAAGGAGATCTGCTGTCAACTTGAGAATTTGGTAGAATCTCTGAAACAGAGCAGTGATGAGTTGCAACAGAGACTGCAAGTGATAACTGAGCAAACTCAGCAGGCAAAGCCAAGAAACACTATTAGTTCAAAGGATGGTTTCTCTTGCAG GCTATATCAGCttctggaaggagaaaataaaaaacagcaatTGTTTAAAACATATGAAAGCCTGGAGCAGATGGCTCAGAAGTTAAAGCAGGACTGTGCTACAGTACAAGATCAGCTAGCAGTGTCTTCTCAAGAACAGTCTCTCCTTTTGTCCAAGCTAAAAAGTGATGTAGATAGCCTTCATGATGCTCTGTATCATGGAGGAAATCAGATACAACTCAGTAGTCGG GAACTCACTGAGCAGTTTCATCAACTGGAAGTTGATTTAAATAAACTAAATCAACTCCTTATGGATCTGATTGCTGATGTGAAGTCAAAGAGAAACTTTTTAGAATCCAATAAGCTGCATCAGATGGAAAGAAACTTGTATGTGTATTTTTTCAAAGATGAAGACCACTTGAAAGAGATGGTGGAGAAGCTTGAGCAGCAGTCTGAGGCTAAAGCCAGTGGTCTGGAAGATTAG